In Syntrophales bacterium, one DNA window encodes the following:
- a CDS encoding transketolase C-terminal domain-containing protein: MRSITYCDALNEAIAQEMERDSSVFIYGLGVPDHKRIFGSTNGLVERFGKERCFDTPLSEDAMTGFGLGAAINGKRPIHVHIRADFLLLAMNQLANMVSSYRYFSGGKLKVPMVIRVIIGRGWGQGHQHSKSMYSIFAHIPGLKVVLPTTPYDAKGMLISAIRDDNPVIFFEHRWLYWQAGEVPEKPYTVPIGPANITRKGKDITIVSTSWMNVEALKAAEILARNGVDVEIVDVRTIAPFEDDLIVESVLKTGHCIIADNDWVECGFSAEAAARIYDKCFGRMKSPIERVGFAFTPCPTARHLENAFYPNAITIIRAIEEKLGLEPTDLSGEEFYSHENRFKGPF; encoded by the coding sequence ATGAGAAGTATTACTTACTGTGATGCGCTGAATGAGGCAATTGCTCAGGAGATGGAGAGAGATTCCAGTGTCTTTATCTACGGGTTGGGCGTTCCAGATCATAAGCGCATATTCGGATCAACAAATGGCCTGGTCGAAAGATTTGGGAAAGAGAGGTGCTTTGACACGCCTCTTTCAGAGGATGCCATGACAGGTTTCGGACTTGGTGCCGCCATTAACGGGAAAAGACCCATACACGTCCATATACGAGCAGACTTTTTACTTCTAGCGATGAATCAGCTGGCAAACATGGTTTCTTCTTATCGGTATTTCTCCGGCGGGAAATTAAAGGTTCCCATGGTTATACGGGTAATTATCGGACGTGGCTGGGGGCAGGGGCATCAGCATAGTAAAAGCATGTATTCAATATTTGCCCATATTCCCGGGCTGAAAGTCGTTCTGCCGACCACGCCGTATGATGCTAAGGGAATGCTAATCTCAGCAATTCGAGACGATAATCCGGTCATTTTTTTTGAACACCGATGGCTATATTGGCAGGCGGGGGAGGTTCCCGAGAAACCGTACACAGTACCTATTGGACCGGCGAATATTACCCGCAAAGGGAAAGATATTACCATTGTCAGTACGTCGTGGATGAATGTGGAAGCTCTGAAAGCGGCGGAAATCCTTGCTCGAAATGGCGTCGATGTTGAGATCGTTGACGTAAGGACGATTGCACCCTTTGAGGATGATCTTATTGTCGAATCTGTACTCAAAACAGGCCATTGTATCATTGCTGATAACGACTGGGTGGAGTGTGGATTCAGTGCCGAGGCTGCGGCAAGAATTTATGATAAATGCTTTGGACGAATGAAGTCCCCCATCGAGAGGGTAGGATTTGCCTTCACCCCATGCCCTACGGCGCGGCACCTTGAAAACGCTTTTTATCCTAACGCTATTACGATTATAAGGGCAATAGAAGAAAAGTTGGGTCTGGAACCTACGGACTTGAGCGGGGAGGAATTTTACAGCCATGAAAACAGATTCAAAGGTCCGTTTTGA